In Acidimicrobiales bacterium, the genomic window CCCACCTGGGTCTGGTGGGCGACACCTACACGATCGTGGTCGGCGGCAGCGACACGAACGGCAGGTACACGCTGATCGACATGCACGTCCCGCCAGGTGGTGGTCCGCCCCCGCACCGCCACGACTTCGAAGAAATGTTCACCGTCCTCGATGGCGAGGTCGAGGTGACATTCCGAGGTGAGAGCATCACGGCCCGAGCCGGGGAAACGATCAACGTGCCGGCGAACGCCCCCCACGGGTTCCGCAACGCCGGCAACGGTCCGTCGCGGCTGCTATGTCTTTGTGCCCCGGCCGGCCAAGACGAGTTCTTTTCCCTTGTCGGGCAACCGGTGGCGAGCCGCACCGCGCCGCCGCCACCCCTCGACCCGACGGCCCAGGCCGCCTTCATGGCCAGGGTGCGATCGCTGGCCCCCCAGTACCGCACCGAGCTACCGCCACCGCCGGGGAGCAACACGTGAGCCTGGAGCTCGACCCCGAGGTCGCCGCTACCCTCAAATCCATTGCCGACCACCGCGGGCCACCGCCCCCGCCACCGCCGGTCGGTGACATCGAAAACCGACGTAGCGCCCTCAACGCCATGCTGGCCTGGGCCAACAACACCGCTCAGCCGATCGCCGAGGTGGTCGAGACCACCGACCACCAGCTCACCGTCGCCGACGGCACCATGATCCTGGCCCGCTGGTATCGCTTGCCCTCGAGTCGCAGTCGCGCTGCGGTGCTGTACCTCCACGGCGGCGGCATGATCCTGGGCTCGGTGCCGATCTTCGACGGCCCGGTTTCCCGCTACGTCGCGCACACCGGCGTCTCGATGCTGTCGGTCGAGTATCGGCTCGCGCCCGAGCACCCGTACCCGACCCCGGTCGAGGACGCCTATGCGGGACTGGTCTGGCTGGCGGACCACGCGGCAGAGCTCGGCGTCGACCCGGAGCGCATCGCGGTCATGGGTGACAGCGCCGGCGGAGGCCTCGCGGCCGCCGTCGCCATCCTCAGCCGCGATCGCCGCGGCCCGCCTCTCGCACGCCAGATCCTGCTGTACCCCATGCTCGACGACCGAACGACCACCCCCGACCCCGAGATCGTCCCCTTCGCCGGCTGGACCTACAACGACAACGTCACCGGCTGGAGCGCCCTGCTCGGCGAGAGGTTCGGCAGCACAGTTGTCGATCCGACAGCCGCCCCCTCCCGACTCACCGACGCCACCGCCCTTCCACCGGCCTACGTCGAGGTCGGCCAACTCGACATCTTCCGCGATGAGGACATCACCTACGCGCTGACTCTCAGCCACGCCGGGGTACCAGTCGAACTGCACTCGCACCCCGGCGTCCCACATGAGTACGACGCCATCGCGTTCGATGCCGACGTCTCGCGCCGCGCCCTTGCCGACCGCCACCGCGTGCTGAAAAGCATATGAGACACCAAACAGGCGTCTAGCTCGCCGGCGTCGACACCGGCCTGATAGCCACGTTGGCAGATGGATACCCAGCGAGCACCATTCGGGATGACCGAGCGATGCCTCCCCGGAGCCGCGATGGCAATCCCTGTTAGAGCTCCGCCTACGCCTGATCATCTGGTCTCGTTCACACGCGTCCAGCCATCAAAGAGCGCTGCCAGACGACCGGACTCGGGCTGCTTGACCTGCTCGTCCTACCGCCCCACAGCGGCCAGGGCCGTGACTATCTCCAAATGTTCCCTGGACCGGAGCATCGCCCTCGCCCGGATGTGCCCTCTCACAGGGACGGTGGAGATGTGGCGGGGAGGGAAAGCAGAACAGCGCGCCGAACGCTCCACCGGGTTTCTCGGGGCTCCCGCCTGGCCACCGCGGCCGGTTGTGACCCGCGTTGACCTTGGGAAGCCGTTGGGGCACACTTTCTCCACGGCAGGACTGTCATCGGGGGGAGGCCAGGCGACCATGGTTCAGGTTTGCGCTATTTGGTCGCACGCGCCTTCGGCCAAGCGGGCGATCCCGTCGACAACGAGCCACCGGAGGGCTTTCTGCATACGCCGGCCCCCTTCGGTGGCTTCGGGCGTCGGATCGCACAGCTCGATCACCCCTCCTCGCGACGACCGCCACTCGCGATCTACGGTGGGCCCGTCTCGCGACGTCCGGTGATCCAGACCGTGGTTCTTCCACTCGATATTCGTGGTTATCGGATGTCGTCGGCGAGGCGGGGCAACGCCGATCTTGGGGCTATCGAATGCCGGCGAAAGGACTGATGATGGCAAACCAGCGCTATGCCTTCGACAACGCCCTCTCCGTCCAAGCCGAGCGTCTGTGCACCCTCGAGGCTGTCTTCGACGAGCAGACGATCGGGCAGCTGGAGGCCCGTAGCGTCCAGCCCGGGTGGCGGTGCCTGGAGATCGGGGCCGGTGGCGGCTCCATCGCCTCGTGGCTGTGCAATCGGGTGGAGCCCGGAGGAACGGTCGTGGCCACCGATCTGGACACCACCCACTTGGGAGATCTCGACCATCACAACCTCGATGTCCAGGTCCACGACGTAATCCACGACAAGCTGCCAGAGGCCGAGTTCGATCTCGTTCATCTGCGGCTCGTGGCGGCCTGGTTGCCAAAGCCGCGGGCCGCCGTGGAGCGGATCGTCGACGCCCTCAAACCGGGCGGATGGCTCTTGGCCGAGGAGCTCGACTTCGTCTCCGCTGTGCCCGGCCCATGCCTGGATACTCAGGCGGAGGCCCTACTGGGTCGCATCGTTGTCGCCCACAACGCCTGCTTGAGTTCTGAGTCCAGCTTCGACCCGTTCTACGGCCGCCGCCTGGCCGAGGACCTTTCGGATGCCGGCCTGGTCGACGTTGGCTGTGCCGGCCACGTCTCGATGTGGCGCGGAGGCCAACCGGGAGGACGCCTGTGGCAGCTCACCCTCGCGCAGTTGCGGGACGGCATGATCAAGACGGGCGAGGTCACAGCCGCGGAGATCGACCACGCCATCGAGCTGTTCGGTCGCGACAGCGTGAGCCTGCTGTCCCCGGTGACGATGGGGGCATGGGGTCGCCGCGCCGAAGGCCTCTAACCCCATCGGTCACGACGGACAGGCGATGGTTCTTACACCGACTGGGGTGGCGGTCGACAGCAGCCACATCTACTGGACCCAGCCCAACGACAACAGGATCGGGCAGGCCAACCTCGACGGCACCGGGGTCAACCAGACCTTCATCACCGGCGCCGACGACCCGGATGGGGTGGCGGTCAGCGGCTGAGTCCTCCTTCCGTCCTGCCGCCTCGCTTCGATGGCCCACTGTCCGGCAGACGTAGCCGAACGGCCGTTCGAGTCTGGGGGATCCCACCGGTCATTGCAACGCCTCAATTGGCTAGCTGCCAGGAGGTGAAGTGCATGCCGGGAACGCCTCGGCATCTCCTAGGTGGTGGTCTTCGACACCGCGATCGACGACATGACACG contains:
- a CDS encoding cupin domain-containing protein; this encodes HLGLVGDTYTIVVGGSDTNGRYTLIDMHVPPGGGPPPHRHDFEEMFTVLDGEVEVTFRGESITARAGETINVPANAPHGFRNAGNGPSRLLCLCAPAGQDEFFSLVGQPVASRTAPPPPLDPTAQAAFMARVRSLAPQYRTELPPPPGSNT
- a CDS encoding alpha/beta hydrolase, which produces MSLELDPEVAATLKSIADHRGPPPPPPPVGDIENRRSALNAMLAWANNTAQPIAEVVETTDHQLTVADGTMILARWYRLPSSRSRAAVLYLHGGGMILGSVPIFDGPVSRYVAHTGVSMLSVEYRLAPEHPYPTPVEDAYAGLVWLADHAAELGVDPERIAVMGDSAGGGLAAAVAILSRDRRGPPLARQILLYPMLDDRTTTPDPEIVPFAGWTYNDNVTGWSALLGERFGSTVVDPTAAPSRLTDATALPPAYVEVGQLDIFRDEDITYALTLSHAGVPVELHSHPGVPHEYDAIAFDADVSRRALADRHRVLKSI
- a CDS encoding methyltransferase domain-containing protein, with translation MMANQRYAFDNALSVQAERLCTLEAVFDEQTIGQLEARSVQPGWRCLEIGAGGGSIASWLCNRVEPGGTVVATDLDTTHLGDLDHHNLDVQVHDVIHDKLPEAEFDLVHLRLVAAWLPKPRAAVERIVDALKPGGWLLAEELDFVSAVPGPCLDTQAEALLGRIVVAHNACLSSESSFDPFYGRRLAEDLSDAGLVDVGCAGHVSMWRGGQPGGRLWQLTLAQLRDGMIKTGEVTAAEIDHAIELFGRDSVSLLSPVTMGAWGRRAEGL